ACTACACTGCTGGAGGCAGCAATTCGTTCGATCGTATTGGTACCTTTTAAAATTTCATCAATAAAGCAATAACAGCGTTCGTTGGTTGCAACTTTGTCCAATAAACGTTTAATTGATTTGATCTCAGCCACAAAATAGCTATCTCCTTCAAATAAATCATCTTCAACAGCCATCGAACTTAATACATGCCCTGGTTCTAATGTGAAGGATTCAGCAGTTGCGGTATTAATCGATTGCGCTAAAATGCAGTTGATTGCGATACTTTTGACATAAGTGGATTTTCCTGAAGCATTGGAGCCTGTTACGAGCGTATTTTTTTGCCAGTCGACTGGATTAGCCACGGCATGTTGAATTAAAGGATGATAAATCGCTTGTGCAACGACACCACCTTCTTTTACCACAGGCTGACACGTTAAGGGCATATACGTCCGAAAATTCAAAATCGCTAAGGCAACTTCTAAATCCCCTAAATTATCCCATAGTGAGATGGCCGCTTTATTGTACCGCGTAATTTTTCCTAATACATAATTATAAGAAATCAACGGCAATAAAAAGATCATATTAACCAGTTCAAATAAAATTTCGGCTTCTGAATTTCCTTTGACGCGAAAAGAAAAAGCAAATTTTTCAATGCCTTTAAAGGGTTTTACCTTTTCTTTTATGTTGGCTTGTAACGGGGTTGCAACTTTGCTTAATTTTTTAGCCAAAACCAGCGTTTGCACCAGATAACGCATGATTGTCAGTTCTCTTTCCAAACGAAATTTTTGGGTAAAATAGAGGATTACATTTAAAAAGAAGCTTAATAAAATAACAATTAAAAATAAAGCTGGTTGCAACGGTAATGCTAAAATCGCCAAAATTGGTATACATCCTAAAATAACATATAGCCATGTGTTTGGTAATTTATTTTTACCACCTTCTGCCAGATATTGCTTGGAAAAATTATTGTCTTGTTTCCCTAAATTTGCAAAAAGATATTGCACTTTTTCTCTTGTCGCTGAGTTTTCAGCAAAAAATTTGATTAAGGCTTCATAGCGTTTTTGATCGTTAAAGTTGTAATTGCGCAAACGCTTG
The DNA window shown above is from Enterococcus montenegrensis and carries:
- a CDS encoding MutS-related protein; translated protein: MSQEMILVITLAVLVPVVLVALNYWSRIKLKQSIRQKWGTQPYQSRLDQEESLKEAWLEEKKYHHYEAEVDDLTWYDLDMASIFALLNNTYSSVGSEALYKRLRNYNFNDQKRYEALIKFFAENSATREKVQYLFANLGKQDNNFSKQYLAEGGKNKLPNTWLYVILGCIPILAILALPLQPALFLIVILLSFFLNVILYFTQKFRLERELTIMRYLVQTLVLAKKLSKVATPLQANIKEKVKPFKGIEKFAFSFRVKGNSEAEILFELVNMIFLLPLISYNYVLGKITRYNKAAISLWDNLGDLEVALAILNFRTYMPLTCQPVVKEGGVVAQAIYHPLIQHAVANPVDWQKNTLVTGSNASGKSTYVKSIAINCILAQSINTATAESFTLEPGHVLSSMAVEDDLFEGDSYFVAEIKSIKRLLDKVATNERCYCFIDEILKGTNTIERIAASSSVVEWLSQQASLAFVATHDIELTEILKNSCDNLHFEEQVTAENGITFDYRLRQGAAKSRNAIALLGVLGYPATLVANAKKEAAYFDQKKSWQVLA